One window from the genome of Bacillus weihaiensis encodes:
- a CDS encoding protein adenylyltransferase SelO: MMNSTELHQKGWNLDNSYSNLPETFFTKQEPEAVKAPKVIKLNHELAKALGFHPEDLEKQDSVEVFAGNRLPNGSVPLAQAYVGHQFGHPNMLGDGRAILLGEQVTPEGKRVDIQLKGAGRTPYSRGGDGRAALGPMLREYIISEAMHALTIPTTRSLAVVATGESIVRETELPGAVLTRVAASHLRVGTFQYGANFSTVEELKELADYTIQRHFPHIKDDENPYLSLLNEVVKRQAALLAKWQLVGFIHGVMNTDNMTISGETIDYGPCAFMNEYDPKTVFSSIDTQGRYAYGNQPKIAGWNLARFAEALLPLFGEEKEEALKVAQEAVLRFPPQYEENWLTGMRAKLGIINEEEQDEVLIKDLLQLMENHQVDYTNTFLSLTYDHVTESELFETKDFKEWHQKWHERLSRQKDSMEASKELMRRHNPVVIPRNHRVEEAIEAAVQKDDYSVMEKLLAVLSSPFELTPDKEEYCHTPPDSDEPYQTFCGT, from the coding sequence ATGATGAATTCTACTGAATTACATCAAAAAGGATGGAATTTAGATAATAGCTATTCCAATCTGCCAGAAACCTTTTTTACTAAGCAGGAACCGGAAGCTGTGAAAGCTCCGAAAGTAATAAAACTAAATCATGAGTTGGCGAAAGCTTTAGGTTTTCATCCTGAGGACTTAGAAAAGCAGGACAGTGTTGAGGTCTTTGCTGGTAATCGCTTACCAAATGGGAGTGTCCCACTTGCACAGGCATACGTAGGTCATCAATTTGGCCATCCCAATATGCTTGGTGATGGGCGAGCTATTTTACTTGGAGAACAAGTGACACCAGAAGGCAAACGAGTCGACATTCAGCTTAAAGGAGCTGGTCGCACACCATATTCCAGAGGAGGAGATGGCAGAGCGGCATTAGGTCCGATGCTAAGGGAGTATATCATAAGTGAAGCCATGCACGCACTTACGATTCCAACGACAAGGAGCCTTGCTGTTGTGGCCACAGGGGAATCAATAGTACGTGAGACAGAGCTTCCTGGAGCAGTGTTAACACGGGTTGCTGCGAGTCACTTGCGTGTAGGGACATTCCAATATGGGGCGAATTTCAGTACAGTAGAGGAACTGAAGGAATTAGCGGATTATACAATTCAGCGCCATTTTCCTCACATTAAGGACGATGAAAATCCATATCTATCTTTATTGAACGAAGTGGTAAAACGACAGGCAGCTCTACTTGCAAAATGGCAGCTTGTAGGCTTTATTCATGGTGTGATGAATACAGATAATATGACAATCAGTGGCGAAACGATAGACTATGGACCATGTGCATTCATGAATGAATATGATCCAAAAACTGTGTTTAGCTCTATTGATACGCAAGGTCGCTATGCATATGGTAATCAACCGAAAATAGCCGGCTGGAACTTAGCACGATTTGCAGAAGCATTACTTCCTTTATTTGGTGAAGAAAAGGAAGAAGCTCTCAAGGTTGCCCAAGAAGCTGTTTTACGCTTTCCACCACAATATGAAGAAAATTGGCTAACAGGAATGAGAGCCAAATTAGGAATTATTAATGAGGAAGAGCAAGATGAGGTACTTATTAAAGACTTGCTGCAGTTAATGGAGAATCATCAGGTAGATTATACAAATACATTCCTTTCTTTAACGTACGACCATGTGACAGAATCTGAATTATTTGAGACGAAGGATTTTAAAGAATGGCACCAAAAATGGCATGAAAGACTGAGCAGGCAAAAGGATTCAATGGAAGCCTCTAAGGAATTAATGAGAAGACATAATCCAGTTGTGATCCCCCGTAATCATCGGGTGGAAGAAGCGATTGAAGCGGCTGTTCAAAAGGATGATTACAGTGTGATGGAAAAACTTCTAGCTGTTCTCTCATCACCGTTTGAGCTCACACCTGATAAAGAAGAATATTGTCACACCCCACCAGATTCAGATGAGCCTTATCAAACCTTTTGTGGGACGTGA
- a CDS encoding M48 family metallopeptidase, whose amino-acid sequence MFHTYRGETIRFETTYKNRSSVGLTIDAYGTIGVLAPKGMTEKEIGHQLEANWDVILHSINEINERRNGAKERVYEQGEPFLFLGRNVPIKVTEEPTLEKDYVILEDHCLKVHVRMRSDEKVKQAIKRFYYQQCKAIVEKRVRENQRHFKITPTSIRISDSKTTWGTCDSKRQLTFNWRLAMAPMEVIDYVVVHEMCHLLHLNHDRSFWRLVGRIMPDYKEKEKWLALSHWKMTV is encoded by the coding sequence ATGTTCCACACATATAGAGGAGAAACCATTCGCTTTGAAACAACCTATAAAAATCGTTCATCCGTAGGCTTAACGATTGATGCCTACGGAACAATTGGCGTGTTAGCTCCAAAAGGAATGACTGAGAAAGAAATAGGTCATCAGCTCGAAGCGAATTGGGACGTAATCCTGCACTCAATAAATGAAATAAATGAACGAAGAAACGGTGCAAAAGAAAGAGTGTATGAGCAAGGAGAACCCTTTCTTTTTCTTGGAAGGAACGTACCGATTAAAGTGACTGAAGAGCCAACTCTTGAGAAGGACTATGTTATTTTAGAGGATCACTGTCTCAAAGTCCATGTACGCATGCGATCCGATGAAAAAGTGAAGCAAGCAATTAAACGCTTTTATTATCAGCAATGTAAAGCCATTGTTGAGAAAAGAGTGCGTGAAAATCAGAGACATTTCAAAATCACACCCACTTCCATACGCATTTCGGATAGTAAAACAACATGGGGAACTTGTGATTCTAAAAGGCAGTTAACCTTTAATTGGAGGCTTGCGATGGCTCCTATGGAGGTCATTGACTACGTCGTTGTTCATGAAATGTGTCACTTGCTTCATCTTAATCATGACCGATCGTTCTGGCGTCTTGTCGGAAGGATTATGCCGGATTATAAGGAAAAAGAAAAGTGGCTGGCCCTGTCACATTGGAAGATGACTGTGTAG
- a CDS encoding RQC-minor-1 family DNA-binding protein: protein MKAKTIQLTHEEIKIILRAADSIIAEGGRTLLAKMLKGSREKKVLELELDKNPAYGFYKQEKLEVVMEKIDWMIDHSFLTTEYFGKLPMIVFTERGWLIESDQYTDELIHEWEKWIFRGKTKPDMNYLKDRNRGMILLMLQKIRESGNKSFIPYLTLWKENEYKKFQAEISQTIKAIEEQVPVDEAVIRERENKVQEALKGVTLNDYSLKCFECGERFVFPVAEQRFYRQKGFKLPKRCPECREKKWK, encoded by the coding sequence TTGAAAGCTAAAACCATTCAACTTACTCATGAAGAAATAAAAATCATCTTAAGAGCAGCTGATTCAATTATTGCAGAAGGTGGACGAACTCTTTTAGCAAAAATGTTAAAAGGTTCTCGGGAGAAGAAAGTGCTTGAACTAGAGCTGGACAAAAATCCTGCCTATGGTTTCTATAAGCAGGAGAAGCTCGAGGTCGTTATGGAAAAAATAGATTGGATGATCGATCATAGTTTCCTCACAACGGAATACTTTGGCAAGCTTCCCATGATCGTTTTCACCGAAAGAGGGTGGCTGATTGAATCTGACCAATATACTGATGAACTAATTCATGAATGGGAAAAGTGGATATTCCGAGGGAAGACGAAACCAGATATGAATTATTTAAAGGATCGAAACCGAGGGATGATTTTACTCATGCTACAAAAAATAAGAGAGTCAGGTAATAAGAGTTTCATTCCTTACTTAACGCTCTGGAAAGAGAATGAATATAAAAAATTCCAGGCGGAAATTAGTCAAACGATAAAAGCGATCGAAGAACAAGTACCGGTTGATGAAGCCGTGATACGTGAAAGGGAAAATAAAGTACAAGAAGCCTTGAAAGGGGTAACCCTAAACGATTATTCATTAAAATGCTTTGAGTGTGGAGAACGATTTGTTTTTCCTGTTGCAGAACAAAGGTTTTATAGACAGAAAGGGTTTAAACTACCGAAAAGATGTCCGGAATGTAGGGAGAAGAAGTGGAAGTAA
- a CDS encoding Ig-like domain-containing protein, protein MRRGFFVLFVLGFMFSSLLPIITTANGSVAVAGEAFSPEFATQGTFPALSPDGNTVFVGKGRVNHHVENEYVVGMYDVKTGKLLKEIKSNNGSEYYSYSPNGKYLYSKGNSTIFLDGENGEQLFSLPYYFPEISFQETNDDLVAFVYSTSQTLLVSNKLVVYDLKNKEELFERTYDDEVTMKVALHPTEPIVAISRGLNIEIINYQTGTTVATINNPFNLATKDSYHAIRILLYSPDGKKLNVSSGIVGNYPLKQFDTSSTYTTYTTVDVFANEKVKDREGLPKKITYNQSHSELYLHSQGKMKLYDSSTRQYKNEIKGDLDTIVFSKDMKKIAYTKNYWMNSGDAPTYIEVKNYPIKTNTVKRIEFTDPYIQLRQGKSTYYGLDYINDQNQRVLLEPKEIKLEPFDKDIVEIDSSNKILAKKPGSTILKASYNGLVDYISIEVQSLSISKIIVDPLYNSSMAITGKAPSNITIFAFQGNRHYQVKTSGSGSFRIDLDKPLKENTTLAFMYHLEAVDPNSRGTDYLFENVIRDTVSPEPPVITHVNEKTGYVEGKTEPYASITTSYSNSINVASQSTSHPTTVKADKYGKFNMQLSAKSLGGKTLKTISKDLVGNKSKETVTKVIDKTPPSKPTVNTISDIATSVQGKAEAGSTVYVVKGSKSIGNGKSASNGTYTIKIPKQASGTTLTIYAVDAAKNKSTTTSVKVVKAPLTPTIPTITNKTVNVSGKGTPSTTVYIKNGSKVIASGKVTSKGTYSLKIPKQKSGQKLTILAKSSAGIYSGTKTVTVK, encoded by the coding sequence ATGAGAAGGGGATTTTTCGTACTGTTTGTATTAGGGTTCATGTTTAGTAGTTTATTACCGATCATAACAACTGCCAATGGTTCAGTGGCTGTTGCTGGAGAAGCTTTTTCTCCTGAATTTGCTACACAAGGTACTTTTCCTGCTCTTTCACCTGATGGAAACACGGTTTTTGTTGGGAAGGGACGAGTAAATCATCATGTAGAGAATGAATATGTAGTAGGAATGTACGATGTAAAAACAGGTAAGCTTTTGAAAGAGATAAAAAGTAATAATGGTTCAGAGTATTATTCCTATAGTCCTAATGGTAAGTATCTTTATTCAAAAGGCAATTCTACGATTTTCTTAGATGGGGAAAATGGGGAACAGCTTTTTTCCTTACCATATTATTTTCCTGAAATCTCGTTTCAAGAGACAAATGATGATCTTGTAGCATTTGTTTACTCAACCTCTCAAACACTTTTAGTATCTAATAAACTAGTCGTCTATGATCTGAAAAATAAAGAAGAGCTTTTTGAAAGAACATATGACGATGAAGTCACAATGAAAGTAGCATTGCATCCTACAGAGCCTATCGTTGCCATATCTAGAGGCTTAAATATAGAAATAATTAATTATCAAACAGGGACAACTGTTGCAACGATTAATAATCCTTTTAACCTTGCAACAAAAGACAGCTATCATGCAATAAGGATTCTCTTATATAGTCCGGATGGGAAAAAGCTCAATGTAAGTAGTGGGATTGTAGGGAATTATCCTCTGAAGCAGTTTGACACGTCAAGTACCTATACAACATATACGACGGTAGATGTGTTTGCTAATGAGAAAGTAAAGGATAGAGAAGGATTACCTAAAAAAATAACCTACAATCAATCACATTCAGAGTTATACTTGCATTCCCAAGGGAAAATGAAGCTGTATGACAGTTCAACTAGACAATACAAAAATGAGATAAAAGGTGATTTGGACACAATTGTCTTTTCTAAGGATATGAAAAAAATAGCCTATACAAAGAACTATTGGATGAATTCGGGAGACGCCCCGACTTATATTGAGGTAAAAAATTACCCGATCAAGACAAATACAGTCAAACGTATCGAGTTCACCGATCCTTATATTCAATTGAGACAAGGTAAATCAACCTATTACGGATTAGACTATATAAATGACCAGAACCAAAGGGTACTATTGGAGCCAAAAGAGATTAAGCTGGAGCCATTTGACAAAGATATTGTGGAAATTGATTCTTCAAATAAAATTCTAGCTAAGAAGCCAGGTAGTACCATTTTAAAAGCAAGCTATAATGGGTTAGTAGATTATATAAGCATTGAGGTTCAGAGCCTTTCTATTTCAAAAATAATTGTTGATCCATTGTATAATTCATCAATGGCGATTACGGGGAAAGCTCCGTCTAACATTACGATCTTTGCCTTTCAAGGTAATCGTCATTACCAAGTGAAAACCTCTGGAAGTGGTTCATTTAGGATTGATCTCGATAAGCCACTAAAGGAAAATACAACACTCGCTTTTATGTACCATTTAGAAGCTGTTGATCCAAACAGTCGTGGAACGGATTATCTATTTGAAAATGTTATTCGTGATACCGTGTCACCAGAACCACCGGTTATTACACATGTTAATGAAAAGACTGGATACGTGGAAGGAAAAACAGAGCCTTACGCTTCCATCACAACATCATACTCAAATAGTATCAATGTAGCTTCGCAGAGTACATCTCATCCTACAACTGTAAAAGCAGATAAGTATGGAAAGTTTAACATGCAGTTGTCAGCAAAAAGCTTAGGTGGAAAAACCTTAAAAACTATTTCGAAGGATTTAGTAGGGAATAAGAGTAAAGAGACCGTAACTAAAGTAATTGATAAGACGCCACCAAGTAAACCAACAGTCAATACGATTAGTGACATAGCAACTTCTGTGCAAGGAAAAGCCGAGGCTGGCTCGACAGTCTATGTGGTAAAAGGGTCTAAAAGTATTGGGAATGGAAAAAGCGCTAGTAACGGAACATATACCATTAAGATACCTAAGCAGGCATCAGGAACTACATTAACCATCTATGCTGTGGATGCGGCTAAAAACAAAAGTACTACTACATCAGTAAAGGTTGTTAAGGCACCGTTAACACCGACAATTCCAACGATAACGAATAAAACGGTTAACGTTTCAGGTAAAGGTACTCCATCTACGACGGTGTATATTAAAAATGGCTCAAAGGTTATTGCTTCAGGGAAGGTAACATCAAAAGGCACATACTCGTTAAAAATACCGAAGCAAAAATCAGGTCAAAAATTAACAATACTCGCAAAAAGTAGCGCAGGTATATACAGTGGTACCAAGACGGTAACGGTAAAATAG
- a CDS encoding 3-isopropylmalate dehydrogenase, with the protein MSNFFILLMGFFIVVANVIGYILYKKKQNLYSGAFAILLSAGLFGGMGGILALFVIRDPFAIFYGLQVGYFLLINSAIAFIIAIIVTVIKRYNNQTA; encoded by the coding sequence ATGAGTAACTTTTTCATACTTCTTATGGGCTTTTTTATTGTTGTTGCAAATGTTATTGGATACATATTGTACAAGAAAAAGCAAAATCTATACTCTGGGGCCTTTGCGATATTACTATCAGCAGGTTTATTTGGGGGAATGGGTGGTATATTGGCACTTTTCGTTATTCGTGACCCTTTTGCAATATTTTACGGTTTACAAGTAGGGTACTTTTTATTAATAAATAGTGCTATTGCTTTTATAATCGCCATTATAGTTACTGTAATAAAAAGATATAACAACCAAACAGCCTAA
- a CDS encoding DUF418 domain-containing protein: MNRIVSIDIIRGFALFGIFLVNMPAFHSAEFMRMIYGVEREVDGADYWLDLFFALFIDMKFFTIFSFLFGLGFYIFMSRAEEKVLRVKTLYLRRILVLFLFGAAHLVLLWFGDILHTYAITGLLLLFFYKRKVKTILIWAFSLLFVYNALMSMPLLIPSDLYEAIQEEYQPYYEEHADEYVEMYKTASYTEWVSYRFNTEVVVILGNMIANIPPILALFLFGLAAGKVGIFKRTEEFISLLKRIQMWTMGIGAVLVTMLALYKTEILDMGVKTSSVTQLFTSLSGVVLCFFYISTLTLLLQREKWQQRLRPLGYAGQMALTNYLMQTIISLTIFLGFDLYEKVSLLTGTLLCLVIFSVQLFVSSLWLKTFQYGPFEWIWRIMTYGKLLPIKKKSFAKDS, from the coding sequence ATGAATAGAATTGTTTCGATTGATATAATACGTGGGTTTGCTTTGTTTGGGATTTTCTTGGTGAATATGCCTGCGTTTCATTCGGCGGAGTTTATGCGGATGATTTATGGGGTGGAGCGAGAGGTTGATGGCGCTGATTATTGGTTGGATTTGTTTTTTGCTTTGTTCATTGATATGAAGTTTTTTACGATTTTTTCTTTTTTGTTTGGGCTAGGATTTTATATTTTTATGAGCCGAGCGGAGGAAAAAGTGTTACGCGTAAAAACTCTCTATTTAAGAAGGATTTTAGTGCTTTTTCTTTTTGGCGCAGCACATCTCGTCCTTTTATGGTTTGGTGACATCTTACATACCTACGCGATTACAGGATTATTACTCTTATTTTTCTATAAGCGTAAAGTCAAAACCATCCTTATTTGGGCGTTCAGTTTATTGTTTGTGTACAATGCTTTGATGAGTATGCCTTTACTCATACCAAGCGATCTCTATGAAGCCATTCAAGAGGAGTACCAGCCCTATTATGAAGAACATGCAGATGAATATGTGGAGATGTATAAAACAGCAAGCTACACGGAATGGGTTTCATACAGATTTAATACAGAGGTCGTTGTTATTTTAGGGAACATGATTGCTAATATCCCTCCGATTCTTGCCTTATTTCTTTTTGGATTGGCTGCCGGAAAAGTAGGGATTTTCAAGCGAACAGAGGAGTTTATCAGCCTACTGAAAAGAATACAAATGTGGACCATGGGAATTGGAGCTGTTTTGGTGACAATGCTTGCCCTTTATAAAACGGAAATCCTTGATATGGGTGTTAAGACTTCTTCCGTAACTCAGCTATTTACAAGCTTAAGTGGGGTTGTCCTTTGCTTTTTCTACATTTCGACTTTAACGCTTCTCCTCCAAAGGGAAAAGTGGCAGCAACGACTTCGTCCATTAGGCTATGCTGGTCAGATGGCTTTAACAAATTATTTAATGCAGACAATCATTAGCCTTACGATATTTCTAGGCTTTGATTTATATGAAAAGGTAAGTCTGTTAACAGGAACACTGCTTTGCCTTGTGATTTTTAGTGTGCAACTTTTTGTCAGCTCGCTATGGCTCAAAACGTTTCAATATGGACCTTTCGAATGGATCTGGAGAATCATGACATACGGTAAGCTTTTACCGATAAAGAAAAAATCATTTGCAAAAGACTCTTAA
- a CDS encoding Zn-dependent hydrolase gives MQRQKVLINEERLKNDIEKFADFGRTAKNGVSRLSLSEEDISVRDYFCKSCEELGMTVKFDDMGTIYATLEGEQNKPPIVIGSHLDSVKKGGRFDGSLGVVAGLEVIKTLIENKIKPSIPISIVNFTNEEGARFEPSMMASGVLSGRFSKAEMLQKTDASGVSFAEALQASGYYGSQENRLKEATAFLELHIEQGPILESESLSIGIVECVVGMVCYEIEVTGESDHAGTTPMSMRKDALFTATDLLSEIRQQVGIVDPDLVYTMGRVNVTPNIHTVIPNKVIFSFEARHKNPAVIQKVEDIIQRLPSSSMTSGCKVKTTKLWDRKTVFFDESVCQVLEESTKALGYPYRRIVSGAGHDAQFISSYIPSAMIFVPSANGKSHCEEEWTDYEECAKGANVLLETVMKILSK, from the coding sequence ATGCAAAGACAAAAGGTATTAATTAATGAAGAAAGATTAAAAAATGACATTGAAAAATTTGCTGACTTCGGTAGGACAGCTAAAAATGGAGTATCACGATTATCGTTATCCGAGGAAGATATCTCTGTTAGAGATTATTTCTGTAAAAGCTGTGAAGAGCTTGGAATGACTGTGAAATTTGATGATATGGGAACAATATATGCCACCTTGGAGGGGGAACAAAATAAACCGCCGATTGTCATTGGTTCACACTTGGATTCTGTTAAAAAAGGAGGACGATTTGATGGTTCACTAGGTGTTGTAGCAGGACTAGAAGTGATCAAGACATTAATTGAAAACAAGATAAAACCGTCAATTCCCATTTCCATTGTTAATTTTACAAATGAAGAAGGTGCAAGATTTGAACCTTCTATGATGGCTTCCGGAGTTCTCTCAGGGAGATTTTCAAAAGCTGAAATGCTCCAAAAAACAGATGCTAGCGGAGTTTCCTTCGCAGAGGCTTTGCAAGCTAGTGGCTATTATGGAAGTCAAGAAAATCGTTTGAAGGAAGCAACAGCATTTCTAGAATTACATATTGAACAAGGTCCTATCTTAGAAAGTGAGTCACTTTCAATTGGTATTGTTGAATGTGTGGTAGGAATGGTTTGCTATGAAATAGAAGTCACGGGAGAATCAGATCACGCTGGAACTACTCCAATGTCGATGAGAAAGGATGCGCTTTTTACAGCAACGGATTTACTTTCAGAAATTCGACAGCAGGTTGGAATAGTTGATCCTGACTTAGTGTATACAATGGGAAGAGTCAATGTAACGCCAAACATACACACGGTGATCCCGAATAAGGTCATCTTTTCCTTTGAAGCTAGACATAAAAATCCTGCAGTTATTCAGAAGGTAGAAGACATTATCCAACGCTTACCAAGCTCTTCCATGACTAGTGGTTGCAAAGTCAAAACAACGAAGCTCTGGGATCGCAAAACGGTGTTCTTTGATGAAAGTGTATGTCAGGTGCTAGAAGAATCAACGAAAGCACTAGGTTATCCATACAGAAGAATAGTGAGTGGCGCAGGTCATGATGCTCAATTTATTTCAAGCTACATTCCATCTGCGATGATTTTTGTTCCTAGTGCAAACGGTAAAAGTCATTGTGAAGAAGAGTGGACGGATTACGAGGAGTGTGCCAAAGGGGCGAATGTCTTGCTAGAAACTGTGATGAAAATATTATCAAAGTAG
- the katG gene encoding catalase/peroxidase HPI: MTNLHSNDGGTCPMGFGTGSATTTAKSGTTNRDWWPNQLNLNILHQHDKKSNPFGEELNYAEEFKKLDYDALKKDLHALMTDSQDWWPADYGHYGPMFIRMSWHAAGTYRTGDGRGGGGTGAQRFAPLNSWADNANIDKARRLLWPIKQKYGNKISWADLLLLTGNVALESMGLKPFGFGAGRADIWHPEEDIYWGTETEMLGSNRYSGDRDLENPLAAVQMGLIYVNPEGPDGNPDPIASARDIRETFARMGMNDEETVALVAGGHTFGKAHGAGDAALVGPEPEAAPIEAQGLGWISSHGSGKGRDSITSGIEGAWTANPIQWDNGFFELLFGYEWELTKSPAGAHQWKAINPAEDHLAPDAEDASVRVPTMMTTADMALRMDPAYEKISRRYYENPEEFADAFARAWFKLLHRDMGPKARYLGPEVPQEELIWQDPVPTVDYELTEEEVEKIKVLILDSGLTISELVTTAWASASTFRGSDNRGGANGARIRLSPQKEWEVNQPEQLEKVLAVYEDIQKHLDKNVSLADLIVLGGTAAVEKAAKDAGFDVTVPFAPGRGDATQEQTDAESFDVLEPVADGFRNYQKKEYSVSPEELLVDKAQLLNLTAPEMTVLIGGMRALGTNFANTKHGVFTDRVGTLTNDFFVNLLDMGIEWTPVEEGRVYEGRDRKSGEVVRTATRVDLVFGSNSVLRSISEVYAQEDNKEKFVRDFISAWVKVMNADRFDLKA, from the coding sequence ATGACAAATCTTCATTCTAATGATGGCGGTACATGCCCAATGGGTTTTGGTACTGGTAGTGCTACAACTACAGCTAAAAGTGGTACAACAAATAGAGACTGGTGGCCAAATCAATTAAACTTAAACATTCTTCATCAGCATGACAAAAAATCAAATCCTTTCGGGGAAGAGTTAAATTATGCAGAAGAGTTTAAGAAGCTAGATTATGACGCTCTTAAAAAAGATCTACACGCTTTAATGACAGATAGCCAAGATTGGTGGCCAGCTGATTACGGTCATTATGGTCCAATGTTCATCCGTATGTCATGGCATGCTGCAGGTACTTACCGTACAGGTGATGGCCGTGGTGGCGGTGGAACTGGTGCACAACGCTTTGCTCCATTAAACAGCTGGGCAGATAATGCAAACATTGATAAGGCTCGTCGTCTATTATGGCCAATTAAACAAAAATATGGTAACAAAATCTCATGGGCAGATTTATTACTTCTTACAGGTAACGTTGCATTAGAATCAATGGGACTTAAGCCATTTGGTTTCGGTGCTGGACGTGCTGATATTTGGCATCCAGAAGAAGATATTTATTGGGGTACTGAAACAGAGATGTTAGGTTCTAACCGTTACTCAGGTGACCGCGATCTTGAGAACCCACTTGCTGCGGTTCAAATGGGGCTTATCTATGTAAACCCTGAAGGTCCAGACGGTAACCCAGACCCAATCGCAAGTGCACGTGACATTCGTGAAACATTTGCTCGTATGGGAATGAATGATGAAGAAACAGTAGCACTTGTTGCTGGTGGTCATACATTCGGTAAAGCACACGGTGCGGGAGATGCTGCGCTTGTAGGTCCAGAACCAGAAGCTGCTCCAATCGAAGCACAAGGCTTAGGCTGGATTAGTTCACACGGATCTGGTAAAGGACGCGATTCCATCACTAGTGGTATTGAAGGTGCTTGGACAGCTAACCCAATACAATGGGATAATGGATTCTTCGAATTATTATTCGGTTATGAGTGGGAATTAACGAAGAGCCCAGCAGGTGCACATCAATGGAAGGCTATTAATCCAGCTGAAGATCACCTTGCACCAGATGCAGAGGATGCATCAGTACGTGTTCCAACAATGATGACAACAGCTGACATGGCATTACGTATGGATCCAGCTTATGAAAAAATTTCTCGTCGTTACTACGAGAATCCAGAGGAATTTGCTGACGCATTCGCTCGCGCTTGGTTCAAGCTTCTTCACCGTGACATGGGTCCAAAAGCTAGATACCTTGGTCCAGAGGTTCCACAAGAAGAATTAATCTGGCAAGATCCAGTTCCAACTGTTGATTATGAATTAACAGAAGAAGAAGTAGAAAAAATCAAAGTATTAATCTTAGATTCAGGTCTTACAATCAGTGAGCTTGTAACAACAGCTTGGGCTTCTGCAAGCACATTCCGCGGATCTGATAACCGTGGTGGTGCAAATGGTGCACGTATCCGTCTTTCTCCACAAAAAGAGTGGGAAGTAAACCAACCAGAACAGCTTGAGAAAGTTCTTGCTGTATACGAAGATATTCAAAAACATTTAGATAAAAATGTTAGCCTAGCTGACTTAATCGTTCTTGGTGGTACTGCTGCAGTTGAGAAAGCTGCGAAAGACGCAGGCTTTGATGTAACAGTTCCATTCGCACCAGGTCGTGGTGATGCTACACAAGAACAAACAGATGCAGAAAGCTTTGACGTTCTAGAGCCAGTTGCAGATGGATTCCGTAACTACCAGAAGAAAGAATACAGCGTAAGCCCAGAAGAGCTATTAGTTGATAAGGCACAGCTTCTTAACTTAACAGCTCCTGAAATGACTGTTCTTATCGGTGGTATGCGTGCTCTAGGAACAAACTTTGCTAACACAAAACACGGCGTATTCACTGATCGTGTAGGTACACTAACAAACGATTTCTTCGTGAACCTATTAGATATGGGAATCGAGTGGACTCCAGTTGAAGAAGGACGTGTGTATGAAGGACGCGACCGTAAATCTGGTGAAGTCGTAAGAACAGCTACAAGAGTTGACCTAGTATTCGGTTCAAACTCAGTACTACGCTCAATCTCAGAAGTATATGCTCAAGAAGACAACAAAGAAAAATTCGTACGTGACTTCATCTCTGCATGGGTGAAAGTAATGAACGCAGATCGCTTTGACTTAAAAGCATAA
- a CDS encoding DUF1456 family protein gives MDNNDILIRLRYALDIKNKDMVEIFKLGGVEVEITDIPRLLTKTDSYEAEDQIECDNRTLAAFLNGFIIFNRGLPKAEQGEAVRPEPPITSKTNMNNLLLKKVKIALSLTTEDMLDIFKDGNIKVTKGELGALLRREGHKNYKQCGENFGRKFLKGLAVRYRS, from the coding sequence ATGGATAATAACGATATTTTAATTCGATTACGATATGCCCTAGATATAAAAAATAAAGATATGGTAGAAATTTTTAAGCTAGGTGGAGTGGAAGTAGAGATTACGGATATTCCAAGGCTCCTTACCAAAACAGATTCTTATGAAGCAGAAGATCAAATCGAATGTGACAATAGAACGCTTGCCGCCTTTTTAAATGGCTTCATCATCTTTAACCGAGGACTACCGAAGGCTGAGCAAGGAGAGGCTGTAAGACCTGAGCCTCCTATTACAAGTAAGACAAATATGAATAATCTTCTATTAAAGAAGGTGAAAATTGCCCTCTCTTTAACAACAGAAGATATGCTTGATATTTTTAAAGACGGAAATATTAAGGTAACAAAAGGTGAGCTTGGTGCTCTGTTACGAAGAGAAGGACATAAAAATTATAAGCAGTGCGGTGAGAATTTCGGCCGTAAATTTTTAAAAGGACTTGCTGTAAGGTACAGATCATAA